The genomic segment CTGTCCCACAGGCGCTTCACTATTTGGTAAGGTTACGGATCTGTTGGAAGAAGCCAGGAAAAGAATCAAGCTGGTTGCCGGGAGCACCTATGAGTATCCCATGCGCAGTCTGGACGAAGGTGATGTTAGTCCCAAGACAGTGGCACCATATATCAATTACATCTATGGTGAACAAGAAGGAGGCGGTACTCAGTATCTTTTACTTTCTGCCATTCCTTTTACCAAACTGGGTCTGCCTGAGCTTTCGGCGAATTCCTCTGCTTCCAAATCAGAGAGTATTCAGCATGGCGTTTATAAAGGCATGATTGCACCGATTGCACTCCTGGGTGGGTTGCTCTATGGTGCTTATCAAACAACCAAGAATTCAGAAGGATAGGAGCTGATTATGCACGAAAAACAAGCTCTCGGTGGCAAACTGCTCACCAAGCCATTCTGGGTTTTACTTGGATTGGTTATGATCGCCGGTTTACTCCTGATCAAACGGTTTCTATTTGGAATTGGTGCTGTCACCAATCTTTCAGATGGTTACCCCTGGGGTATCTGGATTGTTTATGATGTACTGGTTGGAACAGCCCTGGGGTGCGGTGGATATTCAATCGCCCTCCTGGTCTACATATTTAACAAGGGTGAATATCATCCCTTGGTTAGATCCGCTTTAATGACCAGTGCCTTTGGTTACACCCTTGCTGGTGTATCCATTTTTATTGATATCGGTCGCTACTGGCAGATGTATAATGTATTTCTGCCCTGGCACATCAACCTGAACTCAATCATGTTCGAAGTAGCAGCCTGTATTGGTGCCTATGTTTTTGTTCTGTGGATTGAGTTTTCACCAACATTCCTGGAGCATAAAAAATCGTTGGAGACAAAGAAGAAACTTAACAAGTTCCTCTTCTTCTTTATTGCCCTGGGTGTGTTACTCCCAACTATGCATCAGTCCAGCCTTGGATCGCTCATGATTATTGCCGGTGAAAAACTTTCACCAATCTGGCAAACCGGCTGGTTACCCCTGCTGTTCTTGACAACAGCCATCACCATGGGTTATGCAATAGTGATATTCGAGTCTCTGTTCTCAGCTGCGGCCTTGAAACGACCTTTGGATGAGACACCCATCCTGGGAAAACTCAGCGTCATGATGATTCCCTTATTGATTTTCTTCCTGGTACTCCGTTTTGGTGATCTGATATGGCGTGGTCAACTGGGTAATATTTTTAATGATGGTATGTTGGGTGCCTTTTTTGTTGTGGAGAATGTCTTATTCCTGATTCCCATTATCATGCTGGCTTCAGCTAAAAACCGCATGAAGGCTACCACTCTGTTCTGGTCGTCTGGATCAATGCTGCTGGCAGGAGCACTCTACCGTTTTGACACCTTCCTCGTGGCTTTCAATCCCGGTGTTGGCTATCATTACTTTCCATCAGCATCAGAAATAATGATCACCGTTGGTATCATCTCCATTGAGATCATGGCTTATCTGATATTCGTCAAAAAACTCCCGGTTTTACCGGCAATCAAACAATCATAAACTGAAGATATGAGGATTATATAAATGAGTAAAAGAATCGTAGTTGATCCGGTCACTCGCATAGAGGGACACTTAAGAATTGATTGTGATATTAAGGATGGCAAGGTTTCCAAAGCCTGGTCATCAGGTCAAATGTGGCGTGGTATCGAAACCATTCTCAAAGGCCGCGATCCACGGGATGCATGGGTCTTTACCCAAAGAATCTGTGGTGTGTGTACAACAGTTCACGCCATTGCTTCCGTACGGACAGTTGAAAATGCCCTTGAAAT from the Candidatus Neomarinimicrobiota bacterium genome contains:
- the hybB gene encoding Ni/Fe-hydrogenase cytochrome b subunit, giving the protein MHEKQALGGKLLTKPFWVLLGLVMIAGLLLIKRFLFGIGAVTNLSDGYPWGIWIVYDVLVGTALGCGGYSIALLVYIFNKGEYHPLVRSALMTSAFGYTLAGVSIFIDIGRYWQMYNVFLPWHINLNSIMFEVAACIGAYVFVLWIEFSPTFLEHKKSLETKKKLNKFLFFFIALGVLLPTMHQSSLGSLMIIAGEKLSPIWQTGWLPLLFLTTAITMGYAIVIFESLFSAAALKRPLDETPILGKLSVMMIPLLIFFLVLRFGDLIWRGQLGNIFNDGMLGAFFVVENVLFLIPIIMLASAKNRMKATTLFWSSGSMLLAGALYRFDTFLVAFNPGVGYHYFPSASEIMITVGIISIEIMAYLIFVKKLPVLPAIKQS